In Deltaproteobacteria bacterium, a single window of DNA contains:
- a CDS encoding lipo-like protein, with amino-acid sequence MPLHLRRHAIDLSTRLLTKPLGRYQRRAVNDGDCLRRHIKKGDVVLVEGDQRVSEVIKYLTQSSWSHAAIYVGDELWRRNPALRHVLRNEFGEDAQHLIVEALVEHGVVASPISKYLDFNIRVCRPYNLHRDDLRAILDDVIEQIGYRYDVKNLVDLARYFLPVSMVPRRFRRQALGFGSGLPTQVICSSMIAHAFGKVRYPILPDVTPSATPIVVPRRALSWSWRRPPVPVAGLFRTAPITLTTPRDFDVSPYFEIVKFNILEDMRFDYRQIRWAE; translated from the coding sequence GACTCGACTCCTCACCAAGCCTCTCGGCCGCTACCAGCGGCGCGCCGTCAACGACGGCGATTGCCTGCGGCGTCATATCAAGAAGGGCGATGTGGTGCTCGTCGAAGGCGATCAGCGTGTGAGCGAGGTCATCAAGTACCTCACCCAGAGCTCCTGGTCGCACGCGGCGATCTACGTCGGCGACGAGCTGTGGCGGAGGAACCCGGCCCTGCGCCACGTGCTCCGCAACGAGTTCGGAGAGGACGCGCAGCACCTGATCGTCGAGGCGCTGGTGGAACACGGTGTCGTCGCGTCGCCGATCTCGAAGTACCTCGACTTCAACATCCGGGTCTGCCGGCCCTACAATCTCCACCGCGACGATCTGCGGGCCATCCTGGACGACGTGATCGAGCAGATCGGCTACCGCTACGACGTGAAGAACCTCGTGGATCTGGCGCGTTACTTCCTGCCGGTGAGCATGGTGCCACGGCGGTTCCGGCGGCAGGCGCTCGGCTTCGGCAGCGGTCTGCCGACGCAGGTGATCTGCTCCAGCATGATCGCTCACGCCTTCGGTAAGGTGCGCTACCCGATCCTGCCCGACGTGACTCCCTCCGCGACTCCGATCGTCGTGCCCCGCCGCGCATTGTCCTGGTCCTGGCGGCGTCCCCCGGTACCGGTCGCCGGACTTTTCCGCACGGCGCCCATCACCCTCACCACGCCGCGCGATTTCGACGTCTCGCCCTACTTCGAGATCGTGAAGTTCAACATCCTCGAGGACATGCGCTTCGACTACCGGCAGATCCGCTGGGCCGAGTAG